One window of Bacteroidota bacterium genomic DNA carries:
- a CDS encoding YfiT family bacillithiol transferase has product MSVDLRYPLGTFGHEGPVLPPQRTAWIDDIAALPLAFRTAAEPLSESQLDTPYREGGWTLRQVVHHVPDSHLNAYTRFCWTLTEDTPTIKAYDENAWARLKLYAGPIEPSLALLDAIHARWAALLRGLDEAAWARRFHHPETDTSHRLDMVLGTYAWHGRHHLAHLTTTIERFGW; this is encoded by the coding sequence ATGTCGGTCGACCTCCGCTATCCCCTCGGCACGTTCGGTCATGAGGGGCCGGTGCTCCCCCCGCAGCGCACGGCATGGATTGACGACATCGCCGCGCTGCCTCTTGCTTTTCGCACTGCGGCGGAACCGCTCTCGGAATCCCAATTGGATACGCCCTACCGTGAGGGTGGCTGGACGCTGCGCCAGGTCGTCCATCACGTGCCCGACAGTCACCTGAACGCCTACACGCGGTTCTGCTGGACACTCACGGAGGACACGCCTACGATCAAAGCCTACGATGAAAACGCATGGGCACGGCTCAAGCTCTATGCCGGCCCGATAGAGCCAAGCCTCGCGCTGCTCGACGCGATCCATGCACGCTGGGCGGCCTTGCTTCGGGGACTGGACGAGGCGGCTTGGGCGCGTCGCTTTCATCACCCAGAAACCGACACGTCGCATCGCCTGGATATGGTGCTCGGCACCTACGCCTGGCACGGACGGCACCACCTCGCGCACCTCACCACCACGATCGAGCGATTCGGCTGGTAA
- a CDS encoding rhomboid family intramembrane serine protease has protein sequence MLFPISDDDRALSGVAYVSITLLVCNVLLFLVQLGSDEFTYGWSVIPYEITTGDDLTRATMLTGPGGERVQIPHQPGPGGGMGAPLIYLTLLSAMFMHGGWMHLGGNMLYLWIFGDNVEHRFGALPFLGFYLVSGLAATAAQIVLDPDSLIPNLGASGAISGVLGAYLVLFPRNKVNAIFFYMIVSIPAMVAIGAWIALQFVSGWGAVFASEQTGGVAYGAHIGGFFAGMILALVMRTIIRENPNDVLVRVSQRDRSYPLGSRDRTGKRRWR, from the coding sequence ATGCTCTTCCCGATCAGCGACGACGACCGCGCCCTCTCCGGCGTCGCCTACGTCAGCATCACCCTTCTCGTCTGCAATGTGCTGCTGTTCTTGGTCCAGCTAGGCAGCGACGAGTTCACGTACGGCTGGAGCGTCATCCCGTACGAGATCACCACCGGCGACGACCTCACCCGCGCTACCATGCTCACGGGGCCGGGCGGTGAGCGCGTCCAAATCCCGCATCAGCCAGGACCCGGGGGCGGCATGGGCGCGCCCTTGATCTACCTCACGCTGCTCTCGGCTATGTTCATGCACGGGGGGTGGATGCACCTCGGCGGCAACATGCTCTACCTCTGGATCTTCGGCGACAACGTAGAGCATCGCTTCGGCGCACTGCCGTTTCTGGGGTTCTACCTCGTGAGCGGCCTCGCGGCCACCGCCGCGCAGATCGTTCTCGACCCCGACTCGCTGATCCCCAACCTGGGCGCGTCCGGGGCCATCTCTGGTGTGCTGGGAGCCTACCTCGTGCTATTCCCACGCAACAAGGTCAACGCGATCTTCTTCTACATGATCGTCTCGATCCCGGCGATGGTCGCCATCGGCGCGTGGATCGCGTTGCAGTTCGTGAGCGGGTGGGGCGCCGTCTTCGCAAGCGAGCAGACGGGCGGCGTGGCCTACGGCGCGCACATCGGCGGCTTCTTCGCCGGGATGATCCTCGCGCTTGTCATGCGCACGATCATCCGCGAAAACCCTAACGATGTCCTCGTTCGTGTTTCGCAACGGGACCGTAGCTACCCGCTTGGCTCGCGGGACCGCACAGGCAAACGGCGGTGGAGGTAG
- a CDS encoding prephenate dehydrogenase encodes MTNETIHTVALVGTGLIGGSLGLVLRARRSDLHIVAYDPNAGPEAVHRGAAHHSATSLRAAVHEADVVVLGTPVRFLPGLLGDIAPHLKPGALVTDVGSVKAPLVAHAADVLPTANPFVGGHPMAGAERGGIAHADAFLFENATWVLCPPQDVAEVEVAERYPALIDLVEATGARVLVLDAKRHDRIAALVSHVPQLVAVLLMTLAAESNADDDAFVRLAAGGFRDMTRIASSPFDLWRDILVANEGPVLDAMARLADALQAMRYDLAGTDLAALAQRFDEARTVRNTIPKDTKGFLAPLADVYVYAEDRPGFLLRLVQTLYEGGLSIKDIELLKIREGTGGAFRFGFATAPDADRAVAAFTEAGYTAYRL; translated from the coding sequence TTGACGAACGAGACGATCCACACTGTAGCCCTCGTCGGTACCGGCCTCATCGGCGGCTCACTCGGGCTGGTGCTCCGAGCGCGGCGAAGCGACCTACACATCGTCGCCTACGACCCTAACGCCGGACCAGAGGCGGTGCATCGGGGGGCTGCGCACCATTCGGCAACGTCGCTGCGGGCGGCAGTGCACGAGGCCGACGTGGTGGTGCTGGGGACTCCGGTACGCTTCCTACCGGGTCTTCTTGGTGACATCGCCCCTCACCTCAAACCCGGCGCCCTCGTCACCGATGTAGGCTCGGTGAAGGCGCCGCTCGTGGCTCACGCTGCGGACGTGCTACCGACCGCTAATCCATTCGTCGGCGGGCACCCAATGGCGGGCGCCGAGCGGGGTGGCATCGCCCATGCCGACGCGTTTCTGTTTGAGAACGCAACGTGGGTTCTATGCCCCCCTCAGGACGTCGCCGAGGTCGAGGTTGCAGAGCGCTATCCCGCGCTGATCGATCTCGTCGAGGCTACGGGGGCACGGGTGCTGGTCCTGGACGCGAAGCGACACGACCGGATTGCGGCGTTGGTCAGCCACGTTCCTCAACTCGTGGCCGTGCTGCTGATGACACTGGCCGCCGAGTCCAACGCCGACGACGATGCGTTTGTCCGGCTCGCTGCGGGTGGCTTCCGCGACATGACGCGCATCGCCTCGTCCCCCTTCGATCTGTGGCGCGACATCCTCGTTGCCAACGAAGGCCCCGTCCTCGATGCCATGGCCCGCCTGGCCGATGCCCTGCAGGCCATGCGCTACGATCTGGCGGGCACCGACCTCGCGGCGCTCGCCCAGCGTTTCGACGAAGCGCGCACCGTGCGCAACACGATTCCCAAAGACACCAAGGGCTTCCTCGCCCCGCTCGCCGATGTCTACGTCTACGCCGAGGACCGCCCTGGCTTTCTGCTGCGCCTCGTTCAGACGCTCTACGAGGGGGGACTTAGCATCAAAGACATCGAACTACTCAAGATTCGCGAGGGCACCGGCGGAGCGTTTCGGTTCGGGTTCGCCACGGCGCCCGATGCCGACCGCGCTGTCGCCGCCTTCACCGAGGCAGGTTACACCGCCTACAGGCTGTAG
- the metG gene encoding methionine--tRNA ligase produces MSRILVTSALPYVNGPVHIGHLAGAYLPADLYVRYQRLRGRDVVYICGSDEHGVAILIRAMQEGVEPQAIIDRYHAQVEDAFQRFGLSFDYYGRTSAAIHHETSQAMFAVLDEADVFTTRASEQLYDPEAKLFLADRFVRGTCPVCGYEEAYGDQCENCGSSLSPDDLIDPRSALSGAEPIRKETTHWYLPLGDLQAQLEAWIATKPGWKPNVLGQIRSWFNDGLADRAMTRDLPWGISVPDSAHGDTDGKVLYVWFDAPIGYISATKAWAAQQGTPERWRDYWQNDDTDLVHFIGKDNIVFHTLIFPAILMAHNEAVRKRDGKEAAQYVLPASVPANEFLNLEGRKLSTSRGWAVWVHEVLESFPADVIRYALATMLPESKDADFSWGDFQERVNSELADVLGNFVNRTLSFAHRFAGGTLPPLRDPSAVDRHALDQLATFPTRIGASYDTFRMREAVQETMALARLGNKYFNDTEPWKTRKTDEQACMNTIHVSLQLCAALSVLIEPVVPESAWRLREMLRLDHIRSSEPGAPSGDLAGWDEAGSPLLREGHQLGEASILFAKIDDEAIEAQRALLEQRAAEVEQASEVSDGSPQAEVEAPENTAYAPSKPEITFDDFSKLDLRSGVVVAAERHPNADKLLRLDVDLGAETRQVLAGVAEHYAPEALVGRRVVVVANLAPRKIRGLESQGMVLMAEDRAGRLVPVGAESEPGSVVR; encoded by the coding sequence ATGTCTCGAATCCTCGTCACCTCCGCGCTGCCCTACGTCAACGGGCCGGTTCACATCGGTCACCTCGCGGGCGCCTACCTGCCCGCCGACCTCTACGTCCGCTACCAGCGCCTGCGCGGCCGAGACGTGGTCTACATCTGCGGTTCTGACGAGCACGGCGTTGCGATCCTCATCCGGGCGATGCAGGAGGGCGTCGAGCCACAGGCCATCATCGACCGGTACCACGCGCAGGTCGAGGACGCCTTCCAGCGCTTCGGTCTCTCGTTCGACTACTACGGGCGCACCTCCGCCGCCATCCACCACGAAACGAGCCAGGCGATGTTCGCCGTGCTGGACGAGGCGGACGTATTTACCACGCGCGCGTCAGAGCAGCTCTACGACCCCGAGGCCAAGCTCTTCCTGGCCGACCGCTTCGTGCGTGGCACGTGCCCGGTCTGCGGCTACGAGGAAGCCTACGGTGATCAGTGCGAAAACTGCGGGTCGTCGCTCTCGCCCGACGACCTCATCGACCCCCGGAGCGCGCTCTCGGGCGCGGAGCCCATTCGGAAAGAGACGACGCACTGGTACTTGCCGCTCGGCGACCTTCAAGCCCAACTCGAAGCCTGGATCGCCACCAAACCGGGCTGGAAGCCCAACGTGCTAGGCCAGATCCGCTCGTGGTTCAACGACGGCCTCGCCGACCGGGCGATGACGCGCGACCTCCCGTGGGGCATCTCCGTCCCCGACTCGGCGCACGGCGACACCGACGGAAAGGTGCTCTACGTCTGGTTTGACGCCCCCATCGGCTACATTTCCGCGACGAAGGCGTGGGCGGCGCAGCAGGGCACACCGGAGCGCTGGCGTGACTACTGGCAGAACGACGACACCGACCTCGTCCACTTCATCGGCAAGGACAACATCGTCTTCCACACGCTGATCTTCCCGGCGATTCTGATGGCCCACAACGAGGCGGTCCGCAAACGCGATGGGAAGGAGGCCGCCCAGTATGTCCTGCCTGCCAGCGTGCCCGCCAACGAGTTCCTCAACCTAGAAGGGCGCAAGCTCTCGACCAGCCGCGGTTGGGCCGTGTGGGTGCACGAAGTGCTGGAGTCGTTCCCGGCTGATGTCATACGCTACGCGCTTGCGACGATGCTGCCCGAGTCCAAAGACGCCGATTTCTCGTGGGGCGATTTCCAGGAGCGGGTCAACTCGGAGTTGGCCGATGTGCTAGGCAACTTCGTCAACCGCACGCTCAGCTTCGCGCACCGCTTTGCCGGCGGCACCCTGCCCCCTCTGCGCGACCCCAGTGCCGTCGACCGCCACGCCCTTGACCAACTGGCGACCTTCCCAACTCGCATCGGCGCCTCCTACGACACCTTTCGTATGCGCGAGGCCGTGCAGGAGACGATGGCGCTCGCGCGGCTCGGCAACAAGTACTTCAACGATACCGAGCCCTGGAAGACGCGCAAGACCGACGAGCAAGCGTGCATGAACACGATCCACGTCTCGCTCCAGTTGTGCGCGGCACTCTCGGTGCTGATCGAGCCCGTTGTCCCAGAGTCGGCGTGGCGCCTCCGCGAGATGCTGCGCCTCGACCACATCCGCTCGTCGGAGCCGGGCGCCCCTTCTGGGGACCTCGCCGGGTGGGACGAGGCAGGCTCGCCGCTCCTCCGCGAGGGGCATCAACTCGGCGAAGCGTCGATCTTGTTCGCGAAGATCGACGACGAGGCGATCGAGGCGCAGCGTGCGTTGCTCGAACAGCGCGCAGCGGAGGTAGAACAAGCGTCCGAGGTGAGCGACGGATCCCCTCAAGCAGAAGTCGAAGCGCCGGAAAACACGGCATACGCGCCGTCCAAGCCAGAAATCACCTTCGACGACTTCTCGAAGCTCGATCTGCGATCCGGGGTCGTGGTTGCAGCCGAGCGCCACCCGAATGCCGACAAGCTGCTACGCCTCGACGTAGACCTGGGCGCTGAGACGCGGCAGGTGCTCGCCGGTGTGGCCGAGCACTACGCACCCGAGGCGCTCGTTGGGAGGCGCGTCGTCGTCGTGGCCAATTTGGCGCCGCGCAAGATTCGCGGTCTGGAAAGCCAGGGCATGGTTCTGATGGCGGAGGACCGAGCCGGACGCCTCGTGCCCGTTGGTGCTGAGAGCGAGCCGGGTAGCGTCGTCCGATAA
- a CDS encoding type IX secretion system plug protein domain-containing protein: MLRFVLSLLLMSLVGCATTEGDGGVRDSDFGFADPTSTRGFSLVVPDEAIRTIQLHQTGNESSLPIVGLSSGQQLTLSFDLLDESTGRPLSVYFYHADRNWERTLLPVEYLASAVTDDLFDFQISGTADLRYVHYEYRFPNDRIRFLRSGNYIVRVAEQGREQEPLFESAFYLSEQAAEVEMLLSSSLLGTGGSFAQPVVQFRPTQQFDVSAFDYDVCFARNGRFDLTRCAGEPSLIEASLLQFFLPPERGFQNAEPAFQLDLGQLSAGGDILQANLGVFPYEVILEPDFARFGNATLDAPLTGQPLVDDVVFGVPDPDTQAEYVQATFTYVPNDEQRLRGPVILSGAFNGWLIDPANELTWLPSERRYEGTFLLKQGRYLYRYVVEDPVERERQRRDIGLAPALYTALVYVRDFTRNTDRLIATRSIVSR, from the coding sequence ATGCTACGATTCGTCCTCTCGCTCCTGCTCATGTCGCTCGTCGGGTGCGCCACCACCGAGGGCGACGGCGGTGTTCGTGATAGCGACTTCGGTTTTGCCGACCCCACGTCGACGCGTGGCTTCTCGCTCGTGGTGCCTGACGAAGCCATCAGGACCATTCAGCTCCACCAGACCGGCAACGAGTCGTCGCTGCCCATCGTGGGGCTGAGCAGCGGCCAGCAACTCACGCTCTCGTTCGACTTGCTGGACGAGTCCACGGGCCGTCCGCTTTCGGTCTACTTCTACCACGCCGATCGCAACTGGGAGCGCACGCTGCTGCCTGTGGAATACCTCGCTTCGGCCGTGACCGACGACTTGTTCGACTTCCAAATTTCGGGGACGGCGGACCTGCGGTACGTGCACTATGAATACCGCTTCCCCAACGACCGCATTCGATTTCTTCGCAGCGGCAACTACATCGTCCGCGTGGCGGAGCAGGGTCGCGAGCAGGAGCCGCTGTTCGAGAGCGCCTTCTACCTCTCCGAGCAAGCCGCCGAGGTCGAGATGCTGCTGAGCAGTTCGCTGCTTGGCACCGGAGGCAGCTTTGCGCAGCCCGTCGTCCAGTTCCGCCCGACGCAGCAGTTCGACGTTTCCGCGTTCGACTACGACGTGTGCTTCGCCCGCAACGGCCGCTTTGATCTGACACGTTGTGCGGGCGAGCCTTCGCTGATCGAGGCGTCGCTGCTTCAGTTTTTCCTGCCGCCCGAACGCGGCTTTCAGAACGCCGAGCCTGCGTTCCAACTCGACCTCGGTCAGCTCTCAGCTGGCGGCGACATCCTGCAGGCCAACTTGGGCGTCTTTCCATATGAAGTAATACTTGAACCCGACTTCGCACGCTTTGGCAATGCGACCTTAGATGCGCCGCTCACGGGTCAACCCCTCGTGGACGATGTCGTGTTTGGCGTGCCCGACCCCGACACACAAGCCGAGTATGTCCAGGCTACGTTCACCTACGTGCCCAACGACGAACAGCGGCTTCGCGGCCCCGTTATTCTCTCCGGCGCCTTCAATGGCTGGCTCATCGACCCGGCCAACGAACTGACCTGGCTGCCTAGCGAGCGTCGGTACGAGGGCACGTTCCTGCTCAAGCAAGGGCGCTACCTCTACCGCTACGTCGTCGAGGACCCGGTAGAGCGGGAGCGGCAGCGCCGGGACATCGGCCTCGCCCCAGCGCTCTACACGGCGCTCGTCTACGTCCGCGACTTCACCCGCAACACCGATCGGCTCATCGCCACGCGGTCGATCGTTTCCCGCTAA
- a CDS encoding flavodoxin family protein, whose product MDLTAAYREILVLVGTQTGNSELVAEEVADHLADLGFECDLTDMADAYPELLADYRQAIVVMCTWSDGTPPDNAVAFMEGVEEVEPSLAHLVFGMIALGDHDYDPYYCVAAYRLAERFERLGAHRALEHLDIDGTPRASHYGAAKAWSERCALAFADAFEEAKPGA is encoded by the coding sequence ATGGACCTGACTGCCGCCTATCGCGAAATCCTGGTGCTCGTTGGCACACAGACGGGCAACTCAGAGTTGGTTGCCGAAGAGGTCGCAGACCACCTCGCCGACCTGGGCTTCGAGTGCGACCTGACTGACATGGCCGATGCCTACCCTGAACTGCTGGCCGACTACCGGCAGGCAATTGTGGTGATGTGCACCTGGAGCGACGGGACGCCGCCCGACAACGCCGTCGCGTTTATGGAAGGCGTCGAGGAGGTCGAGCCGTCCCTAGCCCATCTTGTCTTTGGCATGATCGCGCTGGGCGACCACGACTACGACCCGTACTACTGCGTGGCGGCCTACCGGCTTGCGGAGCGCTTCGAGCGTCTCGGTGCGCACCGGGCCCTGGAACACCTTGACATCGACGGGACGCCGCGCGCCTCGCACTACGGCGCGGCCAAGGCATGGTCCGAGCGCTGCGCGCTGGCCTTCGCAGATGCGTTTGAGGAGGCGAAGCCAGGCGCGTAG
- a CDS encoding Smr/MutS family protein has product MRLTDDGSTVTLDLHHVRVGDAAPLIRRTVAMASARGRSSVRVVHGSSTSGGSNRTIKHVVHDLLDDGALAAVTSNFRAQDYALLSLGVGGQPDRRRLTLNDVW; this is encoded by the coding sequence ATGCGCCTCACCGACGATGGCTCGACCGTGACCCTCGACCTTCACCACGTACGCGTGGGCGATGCTGCGCCGCTGATCCGTCGCACGGTGGCGATGGCCTCAGCGCGGGGACGCTCCTCCGTCCGTGTCGTCCACGGCTCCTCGACGAGCGGCGGCTCAAACCGCACCATCAAGCACGTCGTGCACGACCTCCTCGACGACGGCGCACTCGCCGCGGTGACTAGCAATTTCCGCGCACAAGACTACGCGCTGCTGAGTCTCGGCGTCGGCGGGCAGCCGGACCGGCGTCGCCTCACGCTCAACGACGTGTGGTGA